Sequence from the Streptomyces sp. NBC_00358 genome:
ACCGGGCGTTTGTAGGCGCCGCCGTCGTTGCCGACGTAGACGTAACTCTTGCCGTGGTAGATGCCGATGGCCACGCCGTGCTGGTCGGAGTGGGTGGTCTGGTTGCAGTCGCCGGTCTGCTTCGCCGGGTCGATGCTCCAGCAGGAGAAGCCGAAGTTCCAGTACGGGCCGACGGTCGACCAGTTGCTGCCGCCGTCCTTGGTCTCGTAGACCTCTTCGAGCCCGGCGTACACGTGCTCCGCGTTCGCCGGGTCGACCGTCAGGAACTGGTTGTACCAGGCCTGCACGCCCGGCATGTAACCGCTGGAGGTCAGCGCCGACCCGTCGGCCGCCAGTTGCTGGTAGTCGGCGATCTTCGTCCAAGGTCCGGCGGGAGAGCCGGACTTGGAGACGTAGAAGCCCTCCAGACCGCTGTCCGGGTTGGTGTTGAGCTGCTCCGGCGACTGGTCGATGGCGTAGTAGCGGGAGCCGTCGGCGGACCGGGCGAAGGTGACGTCGCCGATGTTGTCCGCGTCGGACGGCAGGTCGCCCAGGCCGCTGGTGATCCGCGTCCAGGTGCCGTCCGAGCCTTTGGAGTAGAAACCGTTGTAGTCGTCACCGCTGCGCCAGCCGACCGCGAGGACCACCTTGGCGGGGTTCTTCGGGTCGATCGCGATGTCGTTGGTGATGTTCTTGTACGGGGCCGAGGGGTCGTCGGCCAGCAAACCGCCCGGCAGGTAGTCGGGGTTGGGCGCGTATTCCAGCTTCCAGGCGCCGCCGAGGGTCTTCGTGGAGTGGCTCCAGACACCCTCGCTGGTCGCCGCCCACACCTTGCCGCCACCGAACCGCAGTTGGTGGATGGTGGTGCTCTCCAGCTCGTCACCGCCGACCCTGCTGCGGGAGGAGAACGTGCCGTGGTGCGGGTCGCTCAGCACGTACACCCCGCTGCCGAGGTAGGCGTCCGCGTTGGTGTTCGCCTCGCCGGTGCCCAGCCACAGCCGCCCGGACCCGTCCAGCGCGAGCGCGCCGGTCGACTGGGAGGACAGCTTGTCGCTGATGGGCTGCCAGTGCCCTCCGCCGGACCGGGACCGCCATACGCCACCGCCCGCGCTGCCGGCGTAGACATACCCCTGACCGTCGGCGGCCATCGCGGCCATCCGCCCGGTGACATTGCCCGAACCGCCGCTGGAGTTGGAGTCGTAGTCGCGGTAGCGCGCGTCGTCGGAGTTGTACGGCAGATCGGTGACGTTCCGCCAACTTCCTCCGGTCGACGACAGGTTGGCAAGACTCGTCCAGGCGGCGCCGTACGCGCCGGGGGCGACGACACCGGGCGAGGTGCGGGCCTCGGCGTACTGGTCGGCGCCCTCCGCTATCTCGTCGGCTTCGTTGCCGTCGTCGCCGCCGTCGTCGTCCGCCGTCACCTTGGGGGTGACAGCGCCCACCGAC
This genomic interval carries:
- a CDS encoding glycosyl hydrolase; protein product: MSATTRKRRWLTICAITASAALVAIPAGAAPGRGGSSPFGARTLKQLAAERTQSVGAVTPKVTADDDGGDDGNEADEIAEGADQYAEARTSPGVVAPGAYGAAWTSLANLSSTGGSWRNVTDLPYNSDDARYRDYDSNSSGGSGNVTGRMAAMAADGQGYVYAGSAGGGVWRSRSGGGHWQPISDKLSSQSTGALALDGSGRLWLGTGEANTNADAYLGSGVYVLSDPHHGTFSSRSRVGGDELESTTIHQLRFGGGKVWAATSEGVWSHSTKTLGGAWKLEYAPNPDYLPGGLLADDPSAPYKNITNDIAIDPKNPAKVVLAVGWRSGDDYNGFYSKGSDGTWTRITSGLGDLPSDADNIGDVTFARSADGSRYYAIDQSPEQLNTNPDSGLEGFYVSKSGSPAGPWTKIADYQQLAADGSALTSSGYMPGVQAWYNQFLTVDPANAEHVYAGLEEVYETKDGGSNWSTVGPYWNFGFSCWSIDPAKQTGDCNQTTHSDQHGVAIGIYHGKSYVYVGNDGGAYKRPVSGSQDSSGHATDWTSLNDGTIDTLQYYSVGIGKDRTNGGVSVTGGLQDNGQSILRSNDKVMGSNFGGDGGDTLTDPVDGCNIAEEYVYLSVQVTQNCAVNDGGWVTDPSKVTSYNVAPADNATSEARFIAPLATDMKNSSTWIAGGRHVWVQTHGYAIRSGDEWTSVHDFGAGRTATAVAASGGKVYAAWCGPCNNQGFARGISVGNADGTGWHDISLPATGADGAVPNRYLSGFAVDPKNADHVFLEVNGFSRHWTEGPGAGVGHVFESTDGGTTWKDISADLPDVPANSAVVTPNGGLAVATDLGVVYRAPGRTKWQRVGQLPAVAVLQLKLSPDGATLYAATHGRGIYTIKVRDCG